The region TTTAACTGCTGTTCCATGTCTTGTCTATATTGCTGTTCCCTTTCTTCCATTTGAGATGTCAGTTGCTTCCTAATAGAAACAATTTTTTGTTCAGCCTTTTTTTTCAGGTCTCCTATTTTAGCAGTGGTTTCTGAAGTAAGCCTCTCTTCCAAAGACTTTAATTCTTCCTCTTTGCTTTTCATTAAAGCCACTTTTGTTTCTTCAAATTCTTTTGATTTTCCCCCAAGGTCAACTTCCATGGTCtgcattttcttttgaaaaagtaGTACTTCTTGTTCCATCTCCTTAAGCATTTTATCCTTTTGAATAACTGCCACCCGAGTTTGTTGAAGCTCTTGTGCCAGCTCTTTTTGCTCATTGTTCTGCTCATTGTGCCTTTTGAGTTCATCCATTAAGGAAtcattttctgctgttttccGAGTGATGTGTTCTTCAAGCTCAGCAATTCTTGCTGTATGGATTTTTAACTCGGCTACCAAATCAGACTCTTGTTTTTCTCTTCCAATCTGCTTTTGTTCCAGTAAGCCTTTCAAATGCTCTATGTGCTTGGTTTGCTTATCACAAACTTCCTTCATTTTATTCAATTCCTCTTCTTTTTCAATAGCATGGTTATTACCGAGTTCAACTTTGTTTTGTAATTCTTTAATCGTGTTATGATTCTGTGTAAATCTTGACTGGGCTTTCTTCTTCCACTCCGACAACTTGTTCATCCAGTGGTCTACCTGTTCAAGAGCAGTTGCTTTTTCTTGACTCAGTGTTTCAATTCTGGAAGACAATTCTTGCACCTCATTCAACAGCTGAAGTCGATTTTCTTTGTGTTGCTTGTTTAACAGAGTTGTGGCAGCATCTTTTTCAGATTTGTCGATTTCAAGCTGACTGACAAGCTTGTTAAGATCAGTGATGTTTGCCTTCTTTTCATTTAGCTCCTTCTTCAGAGAAGTGACAGCATTAATATGCTCAGACAATTCTTTCTTCAATTGTGTGATGAAAGTTTCTTTCTCTGTTGCTGCTTCCTGCTGGTGTCCTCCTTCTTTTTGCAATTGCTCTTTTTCTGTTTCGAGTCTGTCAACATCCACTTTCATAGACATTATCAAGTTTTCCTTTTCTTGCAAGTGTTGTTTTGATTCTTTGAAACAGTGGGTTAAAGTATCATGACTCTCTCTTATTTGTTTAAGTTGAGCTTCTAGGTCAGGAATTTTAGTGATTTTAATTAATAttgtttctttaatttttgttGTGCAATTGTGACAGTGTACAACTCTAGAAATTGCAGAAGAAattttttcattgcatttctcAAGCAGTTCAGCGATTTTTACTTCTAGGAAAGATTCTGCTTTCTGCTGGTAACCCTCTAGTTGTGTAGCTATATCCCTTGCAAGCTTCTCAAATTCCACTTTTTTTTGTTGAAGCTCCAAGTGTTTGTCCTCCAGTTTTTTCTCATAATCTTCACACTCTTTAGAATGTGACAATTTGAGAGCCTTGAGTTGTTCATCATATGTTTTCAACTTCTCTGCCAGCTCACCAACTTTGTTATTCTCTTTTTCTCCTACTGCTTTTACTTCACTTAGCTGTTCCTGGACTTCTATCTTCTCCTTCAGAGACAAACTAAGGTCATCCTCTAGTTTCtcaagttgctttttaaaatcagtttctCTTTGCGTCAAAACAGTGACTTGAGCTAATGTTTGCTGTAGCTGTTCTTGCAACTCATTCAACAATTTGTCCCTCTCTGTCTGTTCATTCTTTAACCGAGTAATATCTGCATTTCTGTCCTCCCTTTCAACACTGAAGGTGGCCAGTTTCTGTTTCAGGTCTCCTACTTCTTGATCTTTTTCTTGCAATTCCATTTCATGCTTTTCTCCAAGTTCTTCAGCCAGCTGACTCAGCTTCTTCTCCCACATTTGGACAACTTCTTCTAGTTCTTGTTTGTGAGCTTCAAGCAGGCTTTCTAGTTGTTCTTTCTGATTCTTCTCCAGTTTTGATACAGCATCATCAATTCCTGTTGAACTGGCATGGGCCATTTCCAACATTTTTAAATTGAATTGCTTCTCTTTCTGACTAAATTCCAACTGTTTATTCTCCATCTCCTTTTTGAGTTTTGCTTCCTGCTCTGAAAGTTTCTTCTTGAATCTctcctgcatttcctttcctttttctttaacttTCTCCATTTGGGTCTCTTGTTGCTTAAATTTAATTTCATATTCACTCTTTAAAGCGCTAATTTCTGCCTCTTTGGCTGATAGCTGCTGTCCAACTTTCTCAATTTGTTGATTCAATAGCCCCTTTGTTTGCTCAAGCTCATTTTCCTTGTCAGTAAAATGACTCTTTGCCTGATTTACCTCTTCTCTGAGATCTCTTAACTGTGATTCATGCTGTTCTGTCAGAGATGACACTTTCtgcatattttctttcttttgctcatCAAGTTCACATTTCAGATCATGTACGTCAGATATCCGAAACTTTAATTCAGCTTTGAGTTCATTCAGTTCAGCTTCGGTTTTTACAATCTGTTCACCAAGACGTGATTTTTCAGCTTCCACATTTACCAGCTTTTGCTGCAAATCTATTAACTTTTGCTCATAAATGCTTGCTTGTTCTCTGGCCATGTTCTCATTGGACTGAAAAaggccatctagttcagtagACTTTTCTTTGCATTCAATTtcagcctttccaagagattcCTTCAGTGTTTTCAAATGCTCTTCCAATTCCACTTggcatttctctttttcttccaagAGTAGCTTGAGTTGACTAATTTCATCTTTGAATGTTTTCTCCATGACTTCCTTATCTTTAAAGATAGTTTTAACTTGTTCCTTATGATGATTCTTCTCTTGCTCCAGCTTTGCCTCAAACTCTAGCTTTGCTTTATCTGCATCATCTTTTAATTTCGACAAACACTGTTCAAGATCTTGACGAATTTTTAGTGTGTCTGATAACTCAGAAGAGAGTGCTTCTAGCTCAGTTTGTTTCACATCAAGCTTTTCTAAAGTTTTTTCATTCATCTCTTCTATATGGCCATGAAATTgagtctctttctctttcaataCTTTAGTCACTTCATCAAGCTGCATTTTCAATTTCTCCATTTCCGACTGCTTCTGCAGTGTTAATGTATCAAGTTTTTCTGTCCAAACTTGTTGTTCTTGCCGTTTCACATCCTCAAGTTCTTCTCTATGTTTTTCAACCATGGCAGTGATTTCTTTATTGTGCCTGTTCTTTTCTGATTCTATTTGAGCAGTCAGTTCCTCCAACTGGTTGTCATTCTGCGAACACTTTGGAAGGGAACTTTCCAATTCTAGAATTCTCTGTTTAAAAGATTGGTTGAAAAATATCATCAATCCCTTTTTCTGTGACTGACTTCTACTTGAAGATAAATACTTCAATGAAATTATTACTATGAGCTATACATTTCAAAACATTATGACATAATCCATCCAAAATTAAGTACTTTCAAATCCCATTGATGGGAATGTTAAACATATGCTCCGCTGCCTCCCATTTTAATCAATAGAACTCCAAAGTACTGAACTTTGGCTGGATCGCACCCTCAATAAGTGCCAATTTTATATAGCCTTGATGTACAGAAGGAGAATGGGGAAATATTACTGGACCCAAAGCTGAGGAAAACTTCCAGAACTACTACATACTTTTTCTCATTAAAGTGGAATAAAGATACAAGAGCAAGGGGGTTCTCAAATTCCATCACAATGAATAATAACAAGAACAATTTGAATCTTCAAAGTATGACTAAGATAAGAAAGTCCTTAACAAAATATTTCCTCAAAAGAGCTAACTTTGGCGTTAGACTGAGCCAGTGATGGTCAGTTAAGTACCACAATGCAGTATTTGGCTCTTTCCTCCCATCTCCCTGTAAAATCACCCACAATTGTACATAAAGGCATAAGAGGCATGACATTATCGACTGCACAGGATGCCTGACAGATTAAAATCAGCACAACAGACTTACACAATGCTTTTGACATTATGTCTCCACATGGCCTAGGGCACACGTACCTTGGTTACAAGGTACAGTATACAGGTTCTAGGAACTAAGTGACTGGCTACTCTTGAATTAGAGGGGAAAGGTCACAATCACCTACCGAAGCATTTAAAGCTCCTGGAAAAGGGCACCAAACAAAGCAGTAGCTTGTACAAAAAGAAAGTTGTGTACCTGACTCCCAAACATGAATCCTGATAATTAATGTAATGTAAGGATGTATATCATATGCCTCCTATGTTGTTTCTATGACCACCAAGGGATGTGGAAGAGGAAGGCAAGGAAAGATGCAACAGGGGAATATGAGGTTAGGTtattctcctcctgctgcaacatATCTATTTAGAGACACTATGTTAGGCTCAAATCACAGTTTCTGCCCCCTTTGTTGTCTGCCTCAACTGATTTCACAATCTTTCTCATGAATcgcattgtgtttttaaaattataaattatgttgggagtcgcccagagtggctggggcaacccaatcagatgggtggcatataaataataaaatgtaaataataataataataataataataataataataataataaacagccaTGTCCTTTGGGGCCAagcaccctccccaaatttctCCCATTAGACGCAATTGTAGGTATGTATACCCCTCATATGCAGTTTACattttaggtttgtgcaataTAAAAAAGCAGTCAAATGTTCCAAATCTTTTACTCACGGTTTTGAAGGTTTCTATTTCTTGCTGCATGTCCTCTAGTTTTTTGTCACATTCCAACTGAATTGCTTTTTTCTGCAATTCCAGTTCTTCTAGGGCTAACGATTCCTGTTGTTCTTTTTCTTGTGTAGTCTGTAGGTGTTCACTCCGGCACTTTTCCTGTTTCAAGAattatgacttttttaaaaaagaaagtaccATAAAGTCACTGATCTATCAGCAGCACTAGGAGTATTAGCTACTTTAAAATTCTTgctcatacatttttttaaaaaaagtggataTCACACAAACCAATTAAAAATCCATGAAGAACCTTATAATTTTCTATTTTTCATGTAACTGTAAAGAATCTGAAAGTGAAGTTTCTGTGTGCAGAAAACGAAGAAATAGCAGCAATAATTTAGATTTAGAATTACTCTATTAGTCCTTATCTAACCTTACATATGTGCATGGCCAACAGTAAcagggtctaaggcaggcatgtcaaacttgcggccctccagatgttttgtactacaattcccatcttccccaaccactggtcctgctagctagggatcatgggagttgtaggccaaaacatctggagggccgcatgtttgacatgcctggtctaagggaAAAGCTCCCATGTCAAAACTCTGTAACCTTTCCTCAGCATAATTCCCTGACTCTACCTATCCATCCATAGGGATGCAAGCACATTTGTTCCATGGTATACAGGGAGCCTTCAACCAAACACAGCTTACTAATAATATGTGCATTTGCAAACACTTGAGTAAAGGTGAAAAAAGACTGCTTTTTCAGTTACACAACACAATGAAATATGGACAAGTTCTGTCTGGAAACTCTTATCTGGAAACCCACTTCCATACATTATGTTTCAGGTATATGTTTAAACCAAGCAAACTacctaaaagggggtgggggagaaagaaaaaggaagcatttAGAACAGATAGGCAAACTCTCCAAAACGTGTCAAAAGTTCAGAAGTTCCTCTTTATGTaatgtctagaacaggcatccccaaacttcggccctccggatgtttaggactacaattcccatcatccctgaccactggtcctgttagctagggatcatgggagttgtaggccaaaacatctggagggccacagtttggaggtgcctggtctagaacatcTAGGATTGGTTGCTGTAATGCACTGCATGTGCAGTTACCCTTGAAAACTATTAAAAAACTGGAGTTTGTTCAAAGTACACAATGTCCTGACTATTGAACTGGGACAAATCAGTAGTTATCCCGTCAATACTGAAAGCACTAGCTTCTTGCTAGCTTCCAAGCACAACTGAAAATACTAGTGCTCATCTTTAAAGCCTTCTAGAGTTTAGGACACTGGTCCCATACCAATTTCTCAGTATATCGAGGTCATTTTTGGAGGCTCTCCTCCAAGCGCCCCAACTTTCTGAGGTAAGAAAGGCGatgaccttctcagtggtgggaTCCCATTTGTAGAATTCCTCTCCTACGGAGGCCTACCATTTACTTACATTGTTATCCTTTTGACACCAGGCACCAACATTCTATTCTCCCaaactttttaatgcatttttgtgtttttgattAACATGAActtactgcattttattttagaaattgcTGAAGGGTGgtgtgcatatatgtatatattttaaataaataggtGTTATTATTCCCTTGGTCTGTAGATTCCCAGATATACATCCAAATGCATCTTTATGCACCAAGTTCCCCTATTCATACTTAGCTTTATTCATCATCACAAACACACGTATACACACACCAGACCCATCTGGCTCTTAAGAGACACTTACAAGAGCTGTTTTCATTTGTTCCTGAAACGCCTGGTCTTGAGCCCGTAATCTATCATTTAATATCTGTTCTTTGCTAGCCAATTCCCTTTTATGTAACTTTTCTAGTTCGGTAATCCGTTCTTCTGAAGATTTCTGCAAATTTGAAAGGCACACGTCTGATGTTACCCAAGAAACAAAGGTGCTTCTATATTATTGATCAAAGAGAAgtgaaataaagaacaaaaatgtgACTAGACAGATTGCTTTCTTGCAAGAAATGCTATTTGGtgctgaaaaaataaaaaaaagatccaAAAGGGTTCCAGTTCACATCTGCAATTCTATATACATTTACTAAGGAATAAGTCCCATTCACCTCAAAGAGGCAGAAAATTGCACTATGAATGACTCACATCTTCCCATTCAGTTCTTAATAGGCCTTCAAGAGTACAATTCTAattatgcttactcagaagtcccactgaatccaATGAGCCTTACTTCAAAGAATACATGCATAGAACGACAGccaaacagtgcaatcctattaatatttactcagaagtaacagaTGCATACAATAGAGTTAACTCCCAGAtaagtatgtacagtggtacctctacttatgaataactctacttacgaatgtttctacttacgaatggagctccgtccgccatcttggatgcggtttagataggatttttttctacttacgaatttttagatagggttttttctacttacaaatttttttctcccaatgcattcctatgggattcgacttacaattttttttgacttacaaatgtgcattcggaacgcattaaattcgtaagtagaggtaccactgtatagcattacAACCTTAGTCATATATTTCTGAGTGTTGCCTAGCAGCCAGGTTCAACACAATACTACAGAATCCATATACCCTTTCTTCCTTACAGAGATTCAAGCAATTCAATTTAGGAGAAAGCAGCAGAGAAAGTAGCATGATTAAAGCAGCAGAGAAAGTAGCACGATTAAACTCACAAATTCTTTTGTGTGTAAATCAAGGCTTTAATGGAACAGTGTAAAGCTGCAGGACTGATTTATTATCAGATACTTAGTATACTGCACTTTTATTCAGGCACACCCCAACAAGGGGAGATTGAACTCTGCCACTATTAACATGATATATTCTGATTTCAAAGTGAATTGTTACCTTATCTCTGCAGTTTACTTTACAGAAGATTTAGCCATTTACCTTCATAATATTAACCACCTCCTGCTTCACCCTTGTTAATTCCTGTTGGAGGCTCACACGCTCTTCCTCGCTTGCCTTTTCTACAGCCTTGATCCTTTCATCCATTTCTGCTTGCAGTTTCTTGCGTGCTTCTTCAGTCCTTTGGGCTGCACTGAGAGCCTTCTCAAGCTCTTCAAATGctgcagaaaacaagaaaaagaagaggtTATATGTATGGTTTAACATCGCAGAAACTCTAGACAAAGTAAAATTACCATATGTAGGCCATAGTCTCACTGAATAACCTAGCTAAAGAGAAATCATGAAGTCAGCCTGGAAAGGCAAACATTTAGTATCATGTCAACAAAATAAAACTCAGAAATCAAGGGACTAGGCTCTGCTTCCTGCTTGGTGTCAAACCTCTCAACCCTTAAAATAAATTGAACAATAATATTGTATAGAAGAGCTAATTCAAAAGAAATTCCCTTTTCACTCGACTGCATAGCAATTCTCAGGAGTCTATAAGAATGTCTGGAATGCCTGCACTCATGTAATCTTAAGAGCAGCTTCTTTGCATTAGAACCGTGAATAACTATACTGCCATTTAACTTTAATACAGTTTCTTTAAACTTTATTACAGCTCAATTGATGTCCTTGTTTTAGCTCTCTAGAAGACAGGTCAGAACACATTTCACCTGCAAATAACACTAAATCTAACCATGGCTAAGTGAGAACAACCAATGTTGGTGCACAAAGCAAAAATCACAGCCACTTCGTTCCTCCTCTGAGCCTCTTGCAGTACCAGAATCCAAGTCATGGTTTGCTTTGGCATTACCTGCAAATCCGAGCCAGGGTTTGTCGTCTCCAAACAAACAACGAGTGATAAGCAAATAGTTTAtttggagtgagacaaaccataAGCCTGGATTCACAAAAAATGCTAAGCCAAATGGTGATTTAGCTCTCAGTATTACCGCAGTAACAGGATGGAAGCAAAACAGCTGATCTTTTTGCTTTGTGCATCGGCAAGCTTGCTCATGTCAACCTAAGCCAGAGTTTGGCATAGTGTTATATGTGAACCAAGTCTGGGCAGTTCATAATTAATATTGCAACTTGCTGATTATTTACAATGCATATGACTATATGCTGGTATCGTCTTAGTCTTCCTTTTATGCAAATTTAGTTGTTGTCTTAGCTGCCTTGATTTTTTAAGATAGAAAAGTGGAATGACGATTATTTTAAATAcatgaaaaaataattttaaaattaaaaaatgttatgACTGAATGATATGACTGAAGAATTTTatatcaatgttgttgttttggcaTAGTAAAATCCTCAAGGagtgaaaaaaaaatcaggttgcCACATTAGTTAAATTgttaaaaaagcaatttacatTCCTCTACATGGGGGGACTCTTCCATAAAGACACTTTGCAATAGAAAAATGATGCCGTTAACTCCCTTTATGAAGCCTCTACCACATTAGCATGAGATTTGGCCACATGTGCCTTCCAGCACAGTTTAGAATGTATTTATCAATCTCAttgtactgaaatgtatgtgcattGTAATTCAGCACAAAGTATTTACATACATAGATAAAAATATACTTGTACGATAGTAACGGACAAATTTAGGAACTGCCATATAATCCAAACATTAACactactttattttaaaatatggcaccgcccatcttctctctcttttagtgAATTATCTATATGCAGTAGCATTGCCTGTTACTGGGCTATGGTTGCAAATGTCTAGCGCAGTGTCACAACATTGTCAAGGCTGCATACTTGggtgtaagctccactgaattcagtgggtcttactacTGAGTAGACACTCATAGGATTGTGCTAAATTTTATAAGGGGAAAGTGAAATGATTCAACATGAGAATGCTATTTTGGGTGGCAGCAGCATGTCAACTGCAACACACACTTTTCCCCTTAAGCTCTGATGGAGGATGAACAATGAAATCTCATAGTGCAATAAATCAGAATTTAATATGTCTAAAGATGTCAAACTTTCTAAAAGGCAGAGTTCATAAATGCACaggccatttttatttatttatttttagctttttGAAATGTAAAGTGGgtgaaaaagaaacacacattcaGGCCCACAGGCAAGAAGAACAGAAACTTTCCAGTAAAGACTAGGAATGACTACTCAAATGCAGAAACCCAGCAACATGCAGCTGCATTACCATAAATACAAACACACGACACCAGGAAGAAAGCTAGGCAAGCATGAAAACACAAGGAAGCAGCACTTCACAGAAACACATTCTGTTCTCTAAAAGTAAAATTTTATGCATCTCAGGCATCCTAACATAAGCAGAAACACAACATTACTATTTGAGGTAGCTAATTCTAATACAAGGGGCAGGTAGGTGCCAGCTAGCTGCAAATGATTGTGTATACTCATGAAGTTACACAAGTGTCCATGTTCACCTTTTACTCACTCAGTGAGTCTCTGGTTAAACCAAAGCTATAAAACCAAATTGTAAAACAGAGGTGGGTTTCCGTCCCCACTATACTAGCATAGCTGTTTCAAAGAAATCAATGTGCAAGCATATTCTGCAATTTGCACTTGACAAGAAATCtaagcaagagctgtttgacagtggaatggggtacttccaaagttgatgggctcccccttcattggaggtttttaaacagaggttggatggcaatttGTCAatgattatttagctgtgattccggGCATTGCAcaaggttggacaagatgacgcTTTGgttcccatccaactctacaattctaggtttCTATGAATCTAAGTACACAATGATAAATCACTTCCACTGAACTGATCACATTGTAGCTTTCACTATCCTGAGGCAAACATGAATGTTTCTCAAGGCAAATGCTGAAGGCATTCCTAAGCAATGCCACCAATGCAATTGAAACTACGAGCCACAAACAATAGATGAGATGGTAAGCCAGAGTTCTTGACTGTGCtccttcagactgcaggtgagaacagcagtggtttttttaaaaaaaattaaaagatgtaCTTTTAATTTAACTACACTTGGTCCTTATTGCAATCAATGAAAAGGGTTAGTCACAACCCAAGTCCCATTAGTTCAACAGGAAATAGTCCTTATTGAAATTGCTACAAAAAGTTAAGTACAACTACCTCTCAGACTAAATCCAAACCACTGACTTCAGTAGGGAAAAAAAACCTCACTGCCCCTCTCTCCACAGTAGAAAGCTGTGCAGTGGAAACCCATGCTTATCACCTAATCTGCTGTTTGTGAAAACTgtcatcactttttaaaaggagttTGTGATAAGGAAGAGGAGTGAAAGGAAGGGTTGAGCTTCACCTGAGCTAGCAAGCTTACATTCATATTctcaaaaatgcattttgtggGTTTCCACAAAATGGTCTATGAAATAATCAGCTATAGAAGAATGGTATCTTTTACTGGTCCAACTCTGTTTTAAAGCAAGTTATCAAGCTGTTGAACACAAGCTGAGCACACAGGTTCTCCATCAGTCATAGGGGATTTAAGATAAAGTATAAATTATCTGTTTTAATACATGAAAGCCTAGCTTCTCACCTTGCACTAACAAATAAAGATTCAGAGAAAGTTCAATTGACTTTTGCTGGACAAAGAGATAGCTCATGGCTCAGAGTGTTTCAGTGGAAAATATCACATTTGACTACGCTCTGTGGGATTCTAAGGGATAAAAGAAACACTACCAGGCTGCAGAATGTTGGCAATTGAAttgatgttgtgtcaaaaaagATGAAGGCAGCAATATACAAGAGTGTGTTGCATCATTATGAGCCACAGAGTGGTATTCTGTGAAATCAACAGCATATCCTTTTTCTCTACTGGAACTGGTGAAGGAAAATGATGAGCACAAtttgcaattatttttaaaacactcttcattttttttaaaaaaagttaagtgCCAGCCATAAGCCAACTCCTTGCTTTTGCTCTGATGAAATACCTAGGTGTGGTTCAAAAGCTTGCAACAAATTTTCATAAACAACTAGAGTTGGTGCAATAAAAGCTATCTTTACCTCTTTCTTTTAAGTCTTTCATGCCATATTAACTGATGTCTTCAACTTATGGCGCTATCTAGTGGTGaaagcaggagaaagcagcaTGGAACCAAATTATGCAGACTAGGAAATACTCATTTAGTCTGTTTCAACAAGTATGCAAGAAATGGAAGCGCAGAACTGTAACAAAAAAAATCATCTAGTCAAAACAACATTCTCTTACATTTAGGCAACCTGCACCAATAATGATTTTGAATAAGCACCTGAATATATAAAAGAGTTTCTTGTCTATGAATGAAACAGCTTTTATGCAAAGAAGGAAAACAATTACAAGGATTTATTTGAAATGGTTGTTTTACATGGCCAAACACTGGCGAACCCTCACAATGTTTTGTGCGGAATATTTAATACTGGTATAATGCTGAAGTTTGAATTATGAGAAATTAATGTACAAGTTATTATAACATAACCGATTTCCAAGAGCTGTAAACAAATATTCTAAAGCGTTAAAGAGATTTAATTGCATTGAACTGAAGGCACTCACTTTAGGTATTGCCTGAGAAGCACAGAATTTACTTTCTAAAGCCCTCTGCAAGCAGCAGTTGAGTGATATTAAGTAAGAGATCCCTTACCCCAATCCTGTTCATACAAGGCTTGGGAAAGGCACCATGATTCACTTATTGGCATGTGTGGATGCACAAAAATAAGATGCTTAGTGAGATTTTAACACAATACTTTCATTATTACAGAATGAAAAGCTGCAATAATAAACTGACATGGACTGAACTGttatggttttatttcatttagtttcaAAGTTTAGCATTCCAagcatattttattatatatatttattacaaGACCTGTTGCAATGACTTGTCCATCACATTTGAACACTGGTAACGCAATCCTACCTACTGACtcacaaaaatcaaaataagtAGGACTGTGGCTTAAAGCAGTATCTTTGTGTCTCTCAACAACTTAGAAATACAAGCATATCAAATATTACCTATCCTTAATATTAAATAGATGTAATAACTATGTAAAGTATTATCTAACGTTTTATATCAAAACGAAAAATTTGTAAAAGCTAACATTTTGCATTTCGTTCTGTTTATCTGCCATTTTCCCCACAATAAACTATTTCTGTTTAACAAGTGAGAAGAGAAGTGAGAAGAGATAGGATGTTGGATGTGTGGAGTGACTAAGAACACAGAAAATACAGGCATAAAACTGCACTGCTGCAAACATGAGCCATCCTCATGGCTGCACATTATCTCCTCCCATGAGCAATTTCTCCTGCGCTAtcaatacagtggacgcttgggttgcaaacgtgatccatgtgggaggcacgtttgcaatccgcagcgttcgcaacccacaggtTGTGATTTGGTGTTTTTGCAC is a window of Zootoca vivipara chromosome 12, rZooViv1.1, whole genome shotgun sequence DNA encoding:
- the GOLGA4 gene encoding golgin subfamily A member 4 isoform X5; its protein translation is MKDLKERAFEELEKALSAAQRTEEARKKLQAEMDERIKAVEKASEEERVSLQQELTRVKQEVVNIMKKSSEERITELEKLHKRELASKEQILNDRLRAQDQAFQEQMKTALEKCRSEHLQTTQEKEQQESLALEELELQKKAIQLECDKKLEDMQQEIETFKTRILELESSLPKCSQNDNQLEELTAQIESEKNRHNKEITAMVEKHREELEDVKRQEQQVWTEKLDTLTLQKQSEMEKLKMQLDEVTKVLKEKETQFHGHIEEMNEKTLEKLDVKQTELEALSSELSDTLKIRQDLEQCLSKLKDDADKAKLEFEAKLEQEKNHHKEQVKTIFKDKEVMEKTFKDEISQLKLLLEEKEKCQVELEEHLKTLKESLGKAEIECKEKSTELDGLFQSNENMAREQASIYEQKLIDLQQKLVNVEAEKSRLGEQIVKTEAELNELKAELKFRISDVHDLKCELDEQKKENMQKVSSLTEQHESQLRDLREEVNQAKSHFTDKENELEQTKGLLNQQIEKVGQQLSAKEAEISALKSEYEIKFKQQETQMEKVKEKGKEMQERFKKKLSEQEAKLKKEMENKQLEFSQKEKQFNLKMLEMAHASSTGIDDAVSKLEKNQKEQLESLLEAHKQELEEVVQMWEKKLSQLAEELGEKHEMELQEKDQEVGDLKQKLATFSVEREDRNADITRLKNEQTERDKLLNELQEQLQQTLAQVTVLTQRETDFKKQLEKLEDDLSLSLKEKIEVQEQLSEVKAVGEKENNKVGELAEKLKTYDEQLKALKLSHSKECEDYEKKLEDKHLELQQKKVEFEKLARDIATQLEGYQQKAESFLEVKIAELLEKCNEKISSAISRVVHCHNCTTKIKETILIKITKIPDLEAQLKQIRESHDTLTHCFKESKQHLQEKENLIMSMKVDVDRLETEKEQLQKEGGHQQEAATEKETFITQLKKELSEHINAVTSLKKELNEKKANITDLNKLVSQLEIDKSEKDAATTLLNKQHKENRLQLLNEVQELSSRIETLSQEKATALEQVDHWMNKLSEWKKKAQSRFTQNHNTIKELQNKVELGNNHAIEKEEELNKMKEVCDKQTKHIEHLKGLLEQKQIGREKQESDLVAELKIHTARIAELEEHITRKTAENDSLMDELKRHNEQNNEQKELAQELQQTRVAVIQKDKMLKEMEQEVLLFQKKMQTMEVDLGGKSKEFEETKVALMKSKEEELKSLEERLTSETTAKIGDLKKKAEQKIVSIRKQLTSQMEEREQQYRQDMEQQLKQKLQDKEDKITYLEDKIRSINSELEKEMIQKVETIKVSTEQDKVCALGNMQQMYELKIDGLQKDLLEKERQLKKYDEEQKASSVSKLEAQYQQEELCKKEQEDHWLIEKLQQTLEEQIKKHAAIQEELKTKEQKEQNMEDMIKDLQEKLQEKEGERQTLQQKMHSLDEALTKERELNRIEMGATISKHDENLQGLQQQLEERNGLIKDLKESTEEKSRSVLELQKLLDDLHIEQKDLQAKVEETEREKQKLAKDVSRLQKDLRILRKEHQQELEIMKKESVEEMEQKIKYEQEDIELKHNSTLKQLMREFNTQMAQKDQEIETAIKETISKAQEVESELIESHHAEITQLHKKLLGKDDDLQRTVKKYEEILETREEEMSEKVNELQNQLEKLQEEYKQRLADEESWNSGEVTIAELQAQLAQKTTLVSDSKLKEQEFIEQIHTLQDQLKNYEKNMYVTTVASPYRDGNLCHSDVSLFGEPTEFEYLRKVLFEYMMGRETKTMAKVITSVLKFPADQAQKILDREDARALFTSPRSGIF